A window from Kwoniella pini CBS 10737 chromosome 1, complete sequence encodes these proteins:
- a CDS encoding mitochondrial import inner membrane translocase subunit TIM22: MALPSPNPMPLLCPVYLPGQEPVPPGTSDWERQEMQTALRYQKYIGMAMESCPLKVTLASGAGFAMGGFFSLMSATFAYEDPLSRASSQLSTRAQTMFVFKEMGRNMWSSGKGFAKVGAIYSGVECCIEGYRAKNDITNAVSAGFLSGAILARNSGIKAALGGGVAFAVFSGAIDWYLRKEPAE; the protein is encoded by the exons atGGCCCttccttcacctaatcctaTGCCATTATTATGTCCTGTATATTTACCAGGTCAAGAACCTGTACCTCCCGGAACAAGTGATTGGGAAAGACAAGAAATGCAAACCGCATTAAGGTATCAAAAATATATAGGTATGGCAATGGAAAGTTGTCCTTTAAAAGTTACATTAGCAAGTGGTGCAG GTTTCGCGATGGGTGGATTTTTCTCTTTAATGTCAGCTACTTTTGCATATGAAGATCCATTATCAAGAGCTTCAAGTCAATTATCAACTAGAGCTCAAACAATGTTTGTTTTTAAAGAAATGGGTAGAAATATGTGGAGTAGTGGTAAAGGTTTTGCAAAAGTTGGTGCAATTTATTCAGGTGTAGAATGTTGTATTGAAGGT TATCGAGCGAAAAATGATATAACAAATGCAGTTTCAGCTGGATTTTTATCAGGTGCTATATTAGCTAGAAATTCAGGTATTAAAGCTGCTTTAGGAGGTGGTGTTGCTTTTGCAGTATTTTCTGGAGCTATAGATTGGTATTTAAGGAAAGAACCTGCAGAGTGA